A window of Diospyros lotus cultivar Yz01 chromosome 14, ASM1463336v1, whole genome shotgun sequence contains these coding sequences:
- the LOC127790164 gene encoding uncharacterized protein LOC127790164 — MASLRTQLKVSGSGYLLTATGLELSYDEARYGLWKVRHLAISDGWIDSRSVKVDDLDGSLGMGDLVDDGRVDNLGHGEGFSSRRLTCGLLTESGTFVTSWADLAEHDDGRQEWVPEVAAEPPSESIIVLPWPRTPKRSTRKAASETRNLFFAKNASSSRFSTDDGEAEIDAKSNAFSSFDSLDSSRQGITVSLRKPLRRPRWRTGNISRKGGSSAEGRSGKVDLESYAVVKNSPDPYSDFRESMVEMIVEKEMYGAEDLERLLQCFFISELFSPITIKRKNL, encoded by the exons ATGGCGTCTCTGCGAACTCAATTGAAGGTCTCAGGGTCAGGTTATTTGTTGACGGCTACAGGTCTGGAACTCTCCTATGACGAGGCGCGATATGGGCTTTGGAAGGTAAGACACTTGGCTATCTCAGATGGCTGGATTGATTCGAGGAGTGTGAAGGTTGATGATCTCGATGGAAGTTTGGGAATGGGAGATTTGGTTGATGATGGCCGGGTGGATAACTTGGGTCATGGGGAGGGGTTTTCCAGTCGCCGGCTTACTTGTGGTCTGCTAACTGAATCTGGAACTTTCGTGACAAGTTGGGCAGATTTGGCCGAGCACGATGATGGCCGACAAGAATGGGTGCCTGAGGTAGCTGCAG AACCACCGTCCGAATCCATCATCGTCCTTCCATGGCCAAGAACCCCAAAACGGAGTACGCGGAAAGCTGCTTCCGAAACCAGGAACTTGTTCTTTGCCAAGAACGCAAGTTCTTCGCGGTTTAGCACCGACGACGGAGAAGCCGAAATTGACGCCAAAAGCAACGCGTTTTCTAGCTTCGATTCTCTCGACTCATCTCGCCAGGGAATCACCGTTTCCCTCAGGAAACCGCTGCGGAGGCCTCGCTGGAGAACCGGAAACATCAGCCGGAAAGGGGGCAGTTCGGCTGAGGGCCGAAGCGGGAAAGTTGACTTAGAGAGCTATGCGGTGGTGAAAAATTCGCCCGATCCGTACAGCGACTTCAGAGAATCAATGGTGGAGATGATAGTGGAGAAAGAGATGTATGGAGCCGAAGATCTTGAGAGGCTTTTACAGTGTTTTTTTATCTCTGAACTCTTCTCACCAATCACAATAAAGAGgaaaaatttatga